The segment CTCCTTTGTACTCCAGCTGGGTATTCAGAGGGGAGTTGGATTCTGTTCCTTCtcttggggtacatctacactaccggggggagtcgatttaagatacgcaaattcagctacgtgaatagcgtagctgaattcgacgtattgcagctgacttaccccgttgtgaggacggcggcaaaatcgacttctggggctttttgtcggcggcgcttactaccacctccgctggtggagttagagcgccgattcggggatcgattgtcgcgtcccgacgggacgcgataaatcgatccccgacaggtcgatttctacccgccgattcaggcgggtagtatagacctagcctttcATTATCAAAAGCACCTTGTTTCTTGGGTTCCCATGATGAGGAATGAAAAGCAAAAGCAGGGCTTGAGCTTCAGAGCAAACATTCAATTGGGGGAAATAATCAAACTTTTAATTAAAGTTTTGATCCCGTGAGCTACCGAGCACCCTCTGGTCGAAGTGAGGTCAGTGGAAGTTGAGGGAGCTCAGAGTGTTTCACGATCAAgcccaaaaggaggacacttgggctccgatcctgcaaacacctgcACACACAAGTAACTTCTTCAAGACAGGAACCTACGTATAGAAATTACAGTGAGGCAATGACACCTGGAATCCCAGGAGCTCACTTGGACCATGTCATTTCAGACCAGAATCGCACTTTCAGGAATTAAAACACATGCAGAAACACTGAGTGACTGGATTTTCTAAGAGAAGGCCAGGGGACAGGAGAGGAAGGCGGGGAGAGAATTGCAAGATACTAATTATTTGTTCATGCTGTAGAAACATGGGCCAGACCCTCCTCTGGTGCAAATCAGCCCCATTTAAGACAATGGAGCTACATCAGAGTTAGGCCACAATATATGAAGTTACATTCCTGGATTTATGTTTGAGCAGCATTTGAAAAATTCAGGGCCCTAGACTACTGCTGCGAATGATTATTAACTGTTTACTTCAGTAGAATAGAACAAGTCAATACTTACATTCTCTTTAGGGCAAGGGCCTTGTCTGGGTATGTGTGTGAAAGCACCTCACACAATGCGGATCTGATACCAATCTGGGTGATACTGTAAcatcaaagaaaaatatttacaagGCCAAAGTGGGGCCTGGGGCCTTGATGCTCACTGTGAATGTTAATTTTCCTTAttcattgaaattttttttaGGATGTGTCTTCTAAAACTATCCAACCTGTGACGTTCACTGTGAAAGAGACAGTGTGCCTGGTATCAGAGAAACACGACCCCAACCAATGTAAATTCAAAGAAGATGGGGTAAGGATCACTCCCTGCACGGAGACCCCTCCCTCTGCTCTTCTCTCACTGATCCCACAGATGCCCAACAGCATCTTTCAAGCAGAGACGTAAAGGAAAGAAGGGTGGCACGGTACAGTGCCTCTTCCGCTGTATCCTATTACTGATCCTTACATTAATGTCACAGACAACATACATCCATTCATCCAACCCCTAATTATAGGACTGGATGGTTTTTAATCTCTGGTTTGCTGTTGTCAGCTGGGGCACTGTTCTACTGtggaactctcactgaagtcaaaaggagaAGGGGATGCAGCTCGTGTAAAATATTATTCATGGTACACTAGCACTTTGACATCCCTAATGAGTTCAGGGCCCCATGGTGTCAGGTGCTGCATAAActcagacagtccctgccctgccccaaagtgTTCACAATCGAAATAGACCAGACAGGCAAAGGCTGGCCGAGAGGGAGCGCTCTTATCCCCGGGTCACTGGTGGGTGCTGTGACTCACTCAAGGTCACACACCAGGACAGtggcagagaggagacttcaacccaggtctcctgaatctgTGCCCAGTGCTGTAACTGCATGCCCACGCTTCTCGTTCCGTAAGCATGCTCTGCCCTAACAGCAATCCTGCCTCGCTTGGCTCAACTGAGTGTAGATTTTGACTCATTCTCTCCTTGTCTCTATCTACATTTCCCCATACGCTGTTCTCCGTGGGCCCCTCTCACGCAGCTGGAGTACACAAGGAATCCCACAGATCACATAGTGACAGGTCCCAAAGTAAGGTGCTATTGAACACGAGCCAGGGTTATAtagattgtgagctccttggggcagggaccatcctctgtacagcgccttgcacaatggggtcctgacccagtgTGATGTCCAAACCAGGCCCACAGTTGAGCCTCCCACCCTCCTGCTGAACTTGTGACCAACCCACAGCGGGAAGCAGGTCTCCACACGCGAGTGGCCTGAGCGTTATCACTCCCTGACAGTAATATACTGAggtctcttttctctcccttgcAGCTGGTCAAAGACTGCTCTGGATTCTTCTCCACTGAACAGGACCCCCCTTCCATCATTATCAAATGCGAGGAGGCGTCTGAGAAGGTGAGTGGCCTAGACGGCCTCCTCTCTGCTCACcgctgggctgaggcagggttaCGGGTTTCCCTCGCTGAGATCCCGGCCAGGTATTTCACACTGCACAAGTGTCCCCAGAACAAGTGTCTGGCTCCACCTACTGGCAGTGAGCTGGCAAAGGTCTCCTGCCCCACGAGCCTGGAGATGGAACCCTACAGCCGCCAGCAGAACCGCAGGGAGCAAATTCTAATCTTGCTGGGATACATAACAAACCTAAAGCCCCATATGGTgactgggggcggggcaagggcagGGGGCCTCAGGAGACTCCTCACCACCTACCCTTGTCTGGCAGTGACATTTACAAACGTCGTATGATGCAGACACTGAATGGCCCCTGGTCCCACACACCAGGCAAAAGGCCCCAGCATGGCCCCGCCTTCTTACCCTAGAACAGGGACCTTCCCTACTACGTGGGCCAAGGTGGGCgtaaggaatcatagaatcatagaatatcagagttggaagggacctcaagaggtcatctagtccaaccccctgctcaaagcaggaccaattcccagctaaatcatcccagccagggctttgtcaagccaggccttaaaaacctccaaggaaggagactccaccacctccctaggtaacgcattccagtgtttcaccaccctcctagtgaaatagtttttcctgatatccaacctagacctcccccactgcaacttgagaccattgctccttgttctgtcatctgccaccactgagaacatccgagctccatcctctttggaaccccccttcaggtagttgaaggctgctatcaaatcccccctcattcttctcttctggagaatcccaattccctcagcttctcctcataagtcatgtgctccagacccctaatcatttttgttgccctccgctggactctttccaatttttccacatccttcttgtagtgtggggaccaaaactggacacagtattccagatgaggcctcaccaatgttgaataaagtggaacgatcacgttcctcgatctgctggtaatgcccctacttatacagcccaaaatgccgttagccttcttggcaacaagagcacactgtagacttatatccagcttctcgtccactgtgacccctaggtccttttctgcagaactgctaactaGCCATTCggtcctagtctgtagcagtgcatgggattcttccgtcctaagtgcaggactctgcacttgtccttgttgaacctcatcaggtttttttcggcccaatcctctaatttgtctaggtccctctgtatccgaaccctaccctctagtgtatctaccacgcctcctagtttagtgtcatctgcaaacttgctgagagtgcagtccacaccatcctccagatcattaataaagatattaaacaaaaccggccccaggaccgacccttggggcactccgcttgaaaccggctgccaactagacatggagccattgatcactacccgttgagcccgacgatctagccagctttctatccaccttacagtccattcatccagcccatacttctttaacttggcggcaagaatactgtgggagactgtatcaaaagctttgctaaagtcaaggaataacacatccactgctttcccctcatcaacagagccagttatctcatcatagaaggcaattaggttagtcaggcacgacttccccttcgtgaatccatgctgactgttcctgatcactttcctctcctctaaatgtttcataattgattccttgaggacctgctccatgatttttccagggactgaggtgaggctgactggcctgtagttccccggatcctccttcttcccttttttaaagatgggcactacattagcctttttccagtcatccgggacctcccccgatcgccatgagttttcaaaaataatggctaatggctctgcaatctcacccgccaactcctctagcacccttggatgcagcgcatccggccccatggacttgtgcacgtccagtttttctaaatagtcccgaaccacttctttctccacagaggtttggtcaccttctccccatgctgtactgcccagtgcagcaatctgggagctgaccttgtgcgtgaagacagaggcaaaaaaatcattgagtacattagctttttccaatCCTCGGTCACTAgtttgcctcccttattcagtaaggggcccacactttccttgattttcttcttgttgctaacatacctgaagaaacccttcttgttactcttaacatctcttcctaactgcaactccaagtgtgatttggccttgctgatttcactcctgcacgcctgagcaatatttttatactcctccctgatcatttgtccaatcttccacttcttgtaagcttcttttttgcgtttaagatcagcaaggatttcactgtttagccaagctggtcgtctgtcatatttactattctttctacacaagGAGTAGAGACAGCAAAGGGGGAGGGGATAAGAATTGTTTAAAATCCTGCACACCTCTAGCACACTGTCCCTCCAGCAAGCAAGCTCCTGCCCCTTCCTGAGCCACAGAGCGATGTCACCCTCGGTCCAAGGGCTCGTTGGCAACACTCACTCCTAAGGTTACACATCTCCCCCAGTAGCCACCTAGGCCTGCAGTGACACTGGTCGGATACTCTCTGTTGCTCTGGAGAGGCCAGGTGCTCCAGGAgagagggcactgggctgggactcaggagaccgggGCTCTACTtcctgtcagggccggctttaggccgattcagccgattcatTCCCTGAGCTGTAGGAGCCAGTTTCAGTCTGCGTGGAGATTGTGACCCTGACCTCTTTTCTCTCTAGCCTAAAGTCATCACACGGGGCCGCTGGGGAAGTGTTGGTAGGTTTATTCGTCGAAATGCTTGGGACCTTATTCACGTCGGTATTGCCCTTACTAACTAAGAAGATCCAGAAAGGGAGGAGATGAAAGCGAGTCAATGCTGCCAGACCCAGCTGTGTCTCCATTTCTCCTCTACTGGAAGCACCATCGGAAGCAAGGCTCATAACAGTGTGAACAGCTTCAGAGTATCTGCTTCTACCTACCGCATAGCACCCCTTTCAGTGCTGCTCTCCGGGGCTCCTCTGCATAATAAACTGCCATGCTACAAACATATACTGTTGTCCTCTTCTTCCATATTGCGCAGGAGGAGATTAGGGACATGAACCGGAGTGAGTCACCTGACTGTGCTACTGGCCAATGAAAACCCCCGACTAGGAGTCACACGCCATCCTCATTAAAGAGAACCAACCCCTGCCATATTGCAACAGAGAGCCAAACACTAAGGCCCAACTTGTTAAAAGTGACGAgcgattttgggtgctcaacacaGACGGCCTCAAAGAGGCCTGGTTTGCAGAAAGTGCTGAACCTCCACCCTCTGAAAACGAGGCCCCTTCAATAGCTCTCTCGTTGGGCATCCAAATTTTGAGCCATCCAAAACCAATAGTCACTTGAGAAAATTTAGGGCCCAGGCCATGTAATGCTTTAGACTGGGACTTTCATTCATCCACCACTAGATGGCACCAGTTGGCCTCAGGTGCAGTAAAGGGAATGGGTGTAACTAGCATACACATCACTGAGGATCTTAACTGGGTTAACATCACATCCATCGTGGATTCCCTCAGCCTCCCTGATTTACTGCGGGTTCCAGCCAGATAGTGGGTAGCACCCTCTGCTTTATGACCCAGGTAGCCCCAtaacccccaaataaatcactCTCTGAGGGTTTAGTACACTCCAGGAAGGAGGGACTGACAATGTCCGCTGTTAAAGGTTTGATGGTGCTCAGGTCCCTTTGCAGACCCTCTGCCATGGGGTGAATTTTTCCCTAAAGAACAAGCTGGGGCTGCCCCAAGGTTTCTCCCAACCAGGCACACCCGTAGAGTTCTGGCTCCTAGCACAGCTTTCAGCGTGGTGTTGATAATGAGAGTAGACCCCATAGCCCCCTTCCCAGCTTCCTGTACACAAACCCAAAGGGACACAATCCCACAGCAGGGTCATTAAAGGGACAAATTCCATCAGACTGAAAACCCTCGAGCTCTTTGGCCTGACAACAATCCTGATTCTGCCGCCCTTATGCTCTAGCCTTAAAACCCTATGAATTTGGAGTCATGAGGGACAGGAAGTCTAGTGAGAGACCAATATGGCTGCATCAGGCGTGTGCTCTAGTGACCTGATAACCATAAAGTGGAatcatggacaaattgctaaggatgagtagAAAAGAACAACCCAAGTATGTAGGGAGAAAACCAGAAAGGCTAATACACACAGGTTGTTACACCTAGCGAGGGACATacaaggcaataagaagaggttctataaatacattaggagcaagggtaagatgaaggaaagtgcagGTCTGCTATGTAAGAGGAAAGGGGagctgtcataggtttcacccccactctggactttagagtacagatatagGGACCTGCCtgtgaacccctaaactgaattcccagtttagatctggtcttgctgccaccactcccaagttctaactcctttccctgggtagccttgagagacttcttcaccaatttcctggtgaacaccggtccaaacccttggatcttaacacaaggagaatttaaccatcccccctcctttccccccaccaattcctggtgagtccagatccaatccccttggatcttaaaaacaggggaaaatcaatcaggtttttaaaaagaagccttttaattaaaaaaaacgaAAAGTGAAAGACaaacctctgggagagattagcataccagctactctcaaggacaacagattcaaaacacataggatgttcccctgggcaaaacttaGTTGCACAaaagaatacccaatttgattattcccctaatgccaagacaagttacaaaaagaaaataaacaaaacctatttattccttttttaatACTCACAACTCTGATAAGAAGctgattccttgatcttttccaCTCCGGCCAAAACTGCAACTaacccagacaaagggaacttccctccttccttttgaaacattttgtccccACATtagttcctctggtcaggtgtcagctaggctaagtgaacttcttaaccctttacaggtaaaagagctattaacccttaactatttgTTCATGACAGAAGCTAATAACCGAAgatatcaagaaggctgaggagtTCAATGCCTATtttacttcagtcttcactaaaggaGTTGATTGTGATCAGATGCTTCACAAGAAgcgggaaggaacacaagccagaatagggaaaaACAGATTAAcgaatatttaaataagttaaaTGTTTTCAAGCTGGCAAGGCCGGAGGCTATTCACTCTAGGGTACTTGAGGaagtagctgaagcaatctttGAACCAGTAGCGATTATCCtccagaactcatggaggatgggtggggTCCCAGACGGCTACGGAAGGGAAAACATGGTACAGTACCTCTCTAAAAAAGGGACCAAAGAGGACctgaggaattacagaccagtcagcctaacttcgatacctggagAGTTACTGAAACATttattaaacaatccatttgGAAATACCTAAAGTATAACAGAATCATAAGTAGTAGACAGAATAGActggtcaagaacaaatcatgtcaaaccagctTAATTTCTCTCTTTGCTAGATTACAGGCCCAGTGCGTGGAGTGAAGCAGGAGATGTGCTctctcttgattttagtaaagcattGGACACCGTCCCACATGATATTTGCATAAGCAAATGAGAGAAATGTGGTCAAGATGAAATACTCTAAAGTGGGTGTAACACTGGTTGAAAATATAGTAATGActgttcactgtcaaactgggagggggtCTATAGTGAGGTTGTCCAGGGATCTGTCCTGAgtttggtactattcaatattttcactaatggtgtggataatggaatggagaggatgcttataaaatttgcagaggacaccaagctgagaggagttgcaagcactttggaggacaggattagaattcaaaatcacCTTTGTAAATTGGAGAATTTGCAGTAAGTGagagttaggttagatattaggaaatactttctaactataaggacagttaagctctggaatagtttCAGCATTAACGGCTCTTTTGATACCCTTCCCCCTCCGCCCTCGTTCCTTGGCACCCACAATTTAAGCACACACTAAACATTGCAGGAAGCACCCACCAGTCTTCTGGGGTCCCTACCAGGCCAAAGTCTTACTAACGCTTCCGCGAAGGTTGGGCACCCCCTTGGACAGAAggccctgtccatttgctggatcagaatccgtgtcagtttaaactcagcctttttacaccaaaagccctttctttgattGTCTCTGGAAACCCCAGATTGAACCAATCTATTGAAACCTCTCCAGGGGCAGATACTTCTCTAGAATGGTTGAGTTTTAGTGACTCACCTTaatcgccccctcccctgctgtttgtAGTTCCGGGAGGAGGTCTGGTACCCCTTCTCCAGGGAGTAGAACACAGTCACACTGAAGCCATTCCTAGGTTTTACGCATTGGTCCCCAAAGATCCTGCAGGGGGTCGTAGTAGCTGTCACACGCAGTTCTTCTCCCTCAGCTCAGGGTCTGCTGCCGAGGAGTGAATGTGGTGGCTGCCGTGGCCACAGTGACCCACCAACAGGACCATGCCGCCTCTCCCCATCCAGTGCTGGGAAGGGCCATCATGTTGCCCCACTAGGACACCCCCGATTGTCACTCTGACCTTGGGGGATTTGTTGTTTGTGCACGTGGGTTTTCCCGAAAGCTGTTGTTCCCTTGTGTAGGAAACATCTGTTGGCAAACGTGCCAGGACAAGCAGAGATGGGAACTCAAATCAGCTGGGATCGTGGGGTTAGGCTGCACACCCCATGTTCAGAAGAGTGTACGGCTTTCAGCGTCCTGAGGGCAACAGCCCTTGCGGCTCTCTGTCAGGGAAACCCACCACCAGGGAGATATCTCACTGCACCCACTCTGCTAGTGATCCTCCTGGGACAAATGTACCTGCATCTCTAGGCACCCAGCTTATAATCACTGGGAACCTCACCTGATGGAAATAAGCACAACTCCATTAAATTGAATAAATCAGGAGGCACTGTTACCAGCAGGGAATGTATCCCACAGGTAGGGTATGATTTTTTCCCATTGTTTGTGAAGGAATGTCTGCCTTGTGAGACTGTGtgtacagagtgtgtgtgtgtgtg is part of the Chrysemys picta bellii isolate R12L10 chromosome 2, ASM1138683v2, whole genome shotgun sequence genome and harbors:
- the LOC135981229 gene encoding cathelicidin-2-like isoform X3; the protein is METCLKVLLLVGVVTAAPAPSSAPLPTHEDAVLAAVQAYNQEPGTTLAYRLLEAEPQPDWDVSSKTIQPVTFTVKETVCLVSEKHDPNQCKFKEDGLVKDCSGFFSTEQDPPSIIIKCEEASEKPKVITRGRWGSVGRFIRRNAWDLIHVGIALTN